From a single Haloarcula sp. DT43 genomic region:
- the tpiA gene encoding triose-phosphate isomerase gives MFVLVNLKAYPCDPVEVATAAADVSDDAGVRVAVAPQAAHIDAVAETGVETWAQHVSAVEHGSHTGSTLAEAAADAGAVGTLLNHSENRLKLADIDGALDAADRADLETIVCANNPAQIGAAAALDPDGVAVEPPELIGTGTPVSKADPDIVTGAVDAAARVNGDVDVLCGAGISTGEDLVSASDLGASGVLLASGVAKADDPRAALEDLVEPLL, from the coding sequence ATGTTCGTCCTTGTCAATCTGAAGGCGTACCCGTGTGACCCAGTGGAAGTGGCGACCGCCGCCGCCGACGTGAGCGACGACGCCGGCGTCCGCGTCGCCGTCGCCCCGCAGGCCGCCCACATCGACGCCGTCGCCGAGACCGGCGTCGAGACGTGGGCCCAGCACGTAAGCGCCGTCGAACACGGTAGCCACACCGGCAGCACACTCGCCGAGGCCGCCGCCGACGCCGGGGCCGTCGGGACGCTGCTGAACCACTCGGAGAACCGCCTCAAGCTCGCCGACATCGACGGCGCGCTCGACGCGGCCGACCGAGCGGACCTGGAGACCATCGTCTGTGCGAACAACCCGGCCCAGATCGGCGCGGCCGCCGCGCTCGACCCCGACGGCGTCGCCGTCGAGCCGCCCGAACTCATCGGAACCGGCACGCCCGTCAGCAAGGCCGACCCGGACATCGTGACCGGCGCTGTCGACGCTGCCGCTCGCGTCAACGGCGACGTGGACGTCCTCTGTGGCGCGGGCATCTCGACCGGCGAGGACCTCGTCTCCGCGAGCGACCTCGGCGCGAGCGGCGTCCTGCTGGCCAGCGGCGTCGCCAAGGCTGACGACCCGCGCGCGGCGCTGGAAGACCTCGTCGAACCGCTGCTGTAA
- a CDS encoding response regulator yields the protein MTAGDDDTPTVLIVEDEQHLADLYTDYLSGQYHVQTAYSGEEGLELLSPDVDVVLLDRRMPVVSGNEVLAQIEERGLRCRVAMVTAVDPDFDIIEMRVDDYLVKPVTRDDLREVVDRLYKIREYNERLQTLTSKKLKRNVLQVEKTRRELDDSTRYQELEAEIETISSDVESLADELDVEKDDLQL from the coding sequence GTGACAGCAGGGGATGACGACACACCGACCGTTCTGATAGTCGAGGACGAACAGCACTTGGCGGACCTGTACACCGACTATCTCTCCGGTCAGTACCACGTCCAGACGGCCTACAGTGGTGAGGAGGGCCTGGAGCTGCTGTCGCCCGACGTCGACGTGGTGCTGCTCGACCGCCGGATGCCGGTCGTCTCCGGCAACGAGGTGCTCGCACAGATAGAGGAGCGGGGGCTGCGCTGCCGCGTCGCGATGGTCACCGCCGTCGACCCCGACTTCGACATCATCGAGATGCGCGTCGACGACTACCTGGTCAAGCCCGTCACCCGCGACGACCTCCGGGAAGTCGTCGACCGACTGTACAAGATACGGGAGTACAACGAGCGCCTCCAGACGCTCACGTCGAAGAAGCTCAAGCGCAACGTCCTCCAGGTCGAGAAGACCCGCCGGGAGCTGGACGACAGCACGCGGTACCAGGAACTCGAAGCCGAAATCGAGACCATCTCGTCGGACGTCGAGTCACTCGCCGACGAACTCGACGTCGAGAAAGACGACCTCCAGCTGTGA
- a CDS encoding multiprotein bridging factor aMBF1, translating to MVQCEMCGKEVSSPNRVKIEGAELDVCDECTDFGTEVKTEETSSTSTKYSTSSSSSSSSSSSSTSSSSGGGGSGGRRRDMFDEMDEIAQDYHERIREGREAQGLSQEDLAKQLNEKASLIRKLEQGNSLPSDDVQRKLESALDISLSAGGSADETEWSGGSSDGEYTLGDVVKRKD from the coding sequence ATGGTTCAGTGCGAGATGTGCGGCAAGGAGGTCTCATCTCCCAACCGCGTCAAAATCGAGGGGGCCGAACTCGACGTCTGCGACGAGTGTACCGACTTCGGCACGGAGGTCAAGACGGAGGAGACGTCGTCGACGTCGACGAAGTACTCGACGTCGTCTTCTTCCTCATCGTCGTCGAGTTCGTCCTCCACGTCGAGTTCGTCTGGCGGTGGCGGGTCCGGCGGCCGCCGCCGGGACATGTTCGACGAGATGGACGAAATCGCACAGGATTACCACGAGCGCATCCGCGAGGGACGGGAGGCACAGGGACTCAGCCAGGAGGACCTCGCCAAACAGCTCAACGAGAAGGCGAGCCTGATTCGAAAGCTCGAACAGGGCAACTCCCTGCCCAGCGACGACGTCCAGCGGAAGCTCGAAAGCGCGCTCGACATCTCACTGAGCGCCGGCGGCAGCGCCGACGAGACGGAGTGGTCCGGCGGCAGCAGCGACGGCGAGTACACCCTCGGCGACGTCGTAAAGCGGAAGGACTAG
- a CDS encoding CDP-alcohol phosphatidyltransferase family protein, whose translation MTLDKFRPLADRALGPFVSAAKVAGLSPNGVSVIAFLLALGAGGVYAVAAREPLLYLGGAVLVFLNGWLDLVDGALARELNVASSGGDLLDHVLDRYADIGIIVGLAAGVGQWALGIAAVTGVLMTSYLGTQAQAVGLDRVYGGLLGRADRLALVGVVTGVAAFVRPSLADLTLVGWLLVVFAVVGHVTAAQRFYHAMAGLD comes from the coding sequence ATGACCCTGGACAAGTTCCGCCCGCTGGCCGACCGCGCGCTCGGCCCGTTCGTCAGCGCCGCGAAGGTGGCCGGCCTCTCGCCAAACGGCGTCAGCGTCATCGCCTTCCTGCTTGCGCTCGGTGCGGGCGGGGTGTACGCCGTCGCGGCGCGGGAACCGCTGCTGTATCTCGGCGGGGCCGTTCTCGTCTTCCTGAACGGCTGGCTCGACCTCGTGGACGGGGCGCTCGCCCGGGAACTGAACGTCGCGTCCTCGGGCGGGGACCTGCTGGACCACGTCCTCGACCGCTACGCCGACATCGGCATCATCGTCGGCCTCGCCGCCGGTGTCGGGCAGTGGGCGCTCGGCATCGCCGCCGTCACCGGCGTCCTGATGACCTCCTACCTCGGGACACAGGCCCAGGCGGTCGGGCTCGACCGCGTCTACGGTGGCCTGCTCGGGCGAGCCGACCGCCTCGCGCTGGTGGGCGTCGTCACGGGCGTCGCGGCGTTCGTCCGGCCGTCGCTGGCGGATCTGACGCTGGTCGGCTGGCTGCTGGTCGTCTTCGCCGTCGTCGGCCACGTCACCGCCGCCCAGCGGTTCTATCACGCGATGGCCGGGCTCGACTAG
- a CDS encoding adenylate kinase family protein: MRVAVTGTPGTGKTTATERLDTDLDVCHLNDVIKDEGFSTGVDEDRGSLVADLDALSEWLDGRDDVLFESHLAHQFEADRVVVLRAHPDTVVERLRERGDDDAKAYENAESEALDVILGEAVEEHGVESVYEIGTTDRTPEEVASEIRAVVDGEREPSAGTVSYIDWL, from the coding sequence GTGAGAGTCGCCGTCACCGGGACGCCTGGCACGGGCAAGACCACGGCGACGGAGCGTCTCGACACTGACCTCGACGTGTGCCACCTGAACGACGTCATCAAGGACGAGGGGTTCTCGACGGGCGTCGACGAGGACCGCGGCAGCCTCGTCGCCGACCTCGACGCGCTATCCGAGTGGCTGGACGGGCGCGATGACGTGCTGTTCGAGTCCCATCTCGCCCACCAATTCGAGGCCGACCGGGTCGTCGTCCTGCGAGCGCACCCCGACACCGTCGTCGAGCGCCTCCGCGAGCGTGGCGACGACGACGCGAAGGCCTACGAGAACGCCGAGTCCGAGGCCCTCGACGTGATTCTGGGCGAAGCCGTCGAGGAACACGGCGTCGAGTCGGTGTACGAAATCGGGACCACGGACAGGACCCCCGAGGAGGTAGCGAGCGAGATTCGGGCGGTCGTGGACGGTGAGCGCGAGCCCAGCGCGGGGACCGTCTCCTACATCGACTGGCTATGA
- the hisC gene encoding histidinol-phosphate transaminase, with product MEPRDLSAHTVYRAGRGIEEVARELGLDPDDMVKLASNENMYGPSPKAVEAIRGAAERMHSYPKASHADLVDELAGLWDVTPEQVWLSNGGDGALDCLARAMLDPGQDVLVPSPGFAYYAMSARYHHGGVNEYTLSKADDFAQTADTVLKDYNGERIVYLTSPHNPTGAEFTTDAVRTIAEETDEQTLVVVDEAYGEFTETPSKRPLLAERDDVALLRTFSKAYGLAGVRLGYAVVPEDWADAYARINTPFSASELACRAGLAALDDDDHVERSVETASWAREHIHDELAAHTWDGAGNFVLAEVGDASAVANAAQERGVIIRDCSSFGLPECIRITCGTREDTERAVSVLNEVIEVVEA from the coding sequence ATGGAACCACGGGACCTCTCCGCTCACACTGTCTACCGGGCAGGTCGCGGCATCGAGGAGGTCGCCCGGGAACTCGGTCTCGACCCGGACGACATGGTGAAGCTGGCGTCGAATGAGAACATGTACGGGCCGAGCCCGAAGGCCGTCGAGGCAATCCGCGGGGCGGCCGAGCGGATGCACTCCTACCCGAAGGCCTCCCACGCCGACCTCGTCGACGAACTGGCGGGGCTGTGGGACGTGACGCCGGAGCAGGTGTGGCTGAGCAACGGCGGCGACGGCGCGCTGGACTGTCTCGCCCGCGCGATGCTCGACCCCGGCCAGGACGTGCTCGTCCCGTCGCCGGGCTTCGCATATTACGCGATGAGCGCCCGCTACCACCACGGCGGAGTCAACGAGTACACGCTCTCGAAGGCCGACGACTTCGCCCAGACGGCCGACACAGTCCTGAAAGACTACAACGGCGAGCGAATCGTCTACCTCACCAGCCCGCACAACCCCACGGGCGCGGAGTTCACGACCGACGCGGTCCGGACCATCGCCGAGGAGACCGACGAGCAGACCCTCGTCGTCGTCGACGAGGCCTACGGGGAGTTCACCGAGACGCCGAGCAAGCGCCCGCTGCTCGCCGAGCGCGACGACGTGGCGCTCCTGCGGACGTTCTCGAAGGCCTACGGGCTGGCGGGCGTCCGACTGGGCTACGCGGTCGTTCCCGAGGACTGGGCCGACGCCTACGCCCGCATCAACACGCCCTTCTCGGCCAGCGAACTCGCCTGCCGGGCCGGGCTGGCGGCGCTCGACGACGACGACCACGTCGAGCGGTCCGTCGAGACGGCGTCGTGGGCCCGCGAGCACATCCACGACGAACTCGCGGCCCACACCTGGGACGGCGCGGGGAACTTCGTGCTCGCCGAGGTGGGTGACGCCTCCGCCGTCGCCAACGCCGCACAGGAGCGGGGCGTCATCATCCGCGACTGCTCGTCGTTCGGATTGCCGGAGTGTATCCGCATCACCTGCGGCACGCGCGAGGACACCGAGCGCGCCGTCTCGGTGCTGAACGAGGTCATCGAGGTGGTCGAGGCGTGA
- a CDS encoding chemotaxis protein CheC, whose translation MPLLIDIRKLTLITRLIQDGAEQVADSLATLAGVDAAVEIKSLSFVQPEDIATEMGQGTIYSARVRLTEPPYGVFLMTFETETAAEIAELMTGSSVDDGFTQLHESALQEMCNILTSGFIDGIANTLDATINMGTPTVVQDDATEIADKALSHVRRDSLTIVLDSLVDIKESDVAFSLRIFLIPDPGSFVHLIDQLDYDTDRETHISADTDAVREMDMSGDADALDAFDTSE comes from the coding sequence ATGCCGCTTCTCATCGATATTCGGAAGCTCACACTCATCACGCGGCTCATCCAGGACGGGGCCGAGCAGGTCGCCGACTCGCTTGCCACGCTGGCCGGCGTCGACGCAGCCGTCGAGATAAAGAGCCTCTCGTTCGTCCAGCCGGAGGACATCGCTACCGAGATGGGCCAGGGCACCATCTACAGCGCCCGCGTCCGGCTGACTGAGCCGCCCTACGGCGTGTTCCTGATGACATTCGAGACGGAGACGGCCGCCGAAATCGCCGAGCTGATGACCGGGTCCAGCGTCGACGACGGGTTCACGCAACTCCACGAGTCCGCGCTCCAGGAGATGTGCAACATCCTCACCTCGGGCTTTATCGACGGCATCGCGAACACGCTGGACGCGACCATCAACATGGGGACGCCGACGGTCGTCCAGGACGACGCGACCGAAATCGCCGACAAGGCCCTCTCGCACGTCCGCCGAGACTCCCTGACCATCGTCCTCGACTCGCTGGTCGACATCAAGGAGAGCGACGTGGCGTTCTCGCTCCGCATCTTCCTCATCCCCGACCCCGGCTCGTTCGTCCACCTCATCGACCAGTTGGACTACGACACGGACCGCGAGACGCACATCTCGGCCGATACCGACGCGGTCAGGGAGATGGACATGTCCGGTGACGCGGACGCCCTCGACGCTTTCGACACCTCCGAGTGA
- a CDS encoding transporter, with protein MSVVNAAVFGVHLIFAALWAGTVLFMTYAVLPTALNGDSSPGPLSAITGKLRTVSRTSALLLFLTGGHLAATRYTAESLTGTGRGHLVITMIVLWFVLAGLVEVGASKLSEGFDQQKVREPARNARPFLLGASAVAILLLLDAGAILGLY; from the coding sequence ATGAGTGTCGTAAACGCGGCTGTCTTCGGGGTCCACCTGATATTCGCCGCGCTGTGGGCTGGCACCGTGTTGTTCATGACCTACGCCGTCCTCCCGACGGCGCTGAACGGCGACTCGTCGCCGGGGCCGCTATCGGCGATTACCGGGAAGCTCCGGACCGTTTCCCGGACGAGCGCCCTGCTCCTGTTTCTGACCGGCGGCCATCTGGCGGCGACCCGCTACACCGCCGAGTCGCTGACGGGGACCGGTCGGGGCCACCTCGTCATCACGATGATAGTCCTGTGGTTCGTCCTGGCCGGCCTCGTCGAAGTCGGTGCGTCGAAGCTCAGCGAGGGCTTCGACCAGCAGAAGGTCCGCGAACCGGCCCGGAACGCGCGCCCGTTCCTGCTCGGGGCGTCCGCCGTCGCAATCCTGCTCCTGCTCGACGCCGGCGCGATTCTCGGCCTGTACTGA